From one Bacteroides fragilis NCTC 9343 genomic stretch:
- the recQ gene encoding DNA helicase RecQ — translation MAGKINLTDQLKKYFGFDNFKGNQEPIIQNLLDGNDTFVLMPTGGGKSLCYQLPSLLMEGTAIVISPLIALMKNQVDAMRNFSEEDGVAHFINSSLNKGAIDQVRSDILAGKTKLLYVAPESLTKEENVEFLRSVKISFYAVDEAHCISEWGHDFRPEYRRIRPIINEIGKAPLIALTATATPKVQHDIQKNLGMVDAHVFKSSFNRPNLYYEVRPKTQNVDKDIIKFIKNNPEKSGIIYCLSRKKVEELAEILQANGINARAYHAGMDSATRTQNQDDFLMEKIDVIVATIAFGMGIDKPDVRYVIHYDIPKSLEGYYQETGRAGRDGGEGQCITFYTNKDLQKLEKFMQGKPVAEQEIGKQLLLETAAYAESSVCRRKTLLHYFGEEYTEENCGNCDNCLNPKKQVEAQELLCAVIETIIAVKENFKADYIIDVLQGRETSEVQAHLHEDLEVFGSGMGEEDKTWNAVIRQALIAGYLSKDVENYGLLKVTDAGKKFLKHPKSFKITEDNDFEEVEEETPARGGGSCAVDPVLYSMLKDLRKKLSKKLEVPPYVIFQDPSLEAMATIYPVTLEELQNIPGVGAGKAKRYGEEFCKLIKRHCEENEIERPEDLRVRTVANKSKMKVAIIQAIDRKVALDDIALSKGIEFSELLDEVEAIVYSGTKLNIDYFLDEIMDEDHMLDIYDYFKESTTDKIDDALDELGDEFTEEEVRLVRIKFISEMAN, via the coding sequence ATGGCAGGGAAGATTAATTTGACAGACCAACTGAAAAAGTATTTCGGATTTGATAATTTCAAGGGGAACCAGGAGCCGATCATCCAGAATTTGCTTGATGGTAATGATACCTTTGTGCTGATGCCTACCGGCGGTGGAAAATCTCTGTGCTATCAGTTGCCTTCTTTATTAATGGAAGGTACGGCCATTGTTATTTCTCCGTTGATTGCCCTGATGAAGAATCAGGTCGATGCGATGCGCAACTTCAGTGAAGAAGATGGTGTGGCTCATTTCATTAACTCTTCTTTGAATAAGGGTGCGATTGATCAGGTGCGGTCTGACATTCTTGCCGGAAAAACAAAATTGCTATACGTTGCTCCCGAATCGTTGACGAAGGAAGAAAACGTAGAATTTCTGCGGTCAGTAAAGATCTCGTTCTATGCTGTCGACGAAGCGCATTGTATTTCCGAATGGGGACACGACTTCCGCCCGGAATATCGCAGGATACGTCCGATTATTAATGAAATAGGAAAAGCGCCTCTTATTGCGTTGACCGCAACGGCCACGCCGAAGGTGCAGCACGATATTCAGAAGAACTTGGGAATGGTGGATGCACACGTCTTCAAGTCTTCGTTCAACCGTCCGAATCTGTATTACGAGGTACGTCCTAAAACTCAGAATGTAGATAAGGACATCATAAAGTTCATCAAGAACAATCCGGAAAAGTCGGGCATCATTTATTGCCTGAGCCGGAAGAAGGTAGAAGAGCTTGCTGAGATACTTCAAGCCAACGGGATTAACGCCCGTGCTTACCATGCAGGTATGGATTCGGCAACGCGAACGCAGAATCAGGATGATTTCCTGATGGAAAAGATCGACGTAATTGTAGCTACTATCGCATTTGGAATGGGGATTGATAAACCCGATGTGCGATACGTCATCCACTATGATATACCAAAGAGCCTGGAAGGGTATTACCAGGAAACGGGCCGCGCCGGCAGAGACGGCGGAGAAGGCCAGTGCATTACCTTTTATACAAACAAAGACTTGCAGAAACTCGAGAAGTTTATGCAAGGCAAACCTGTGGCAGAACAAGAAATTGGCAAGCAGCTTCTGTTGGAAACTGCTGCGTATGCTGAATCTTCCGTTTGTCGCCGTAAGACATTACTACATTACTTCGGCGAAGAGTACACGGAAGAAAATTGTGGAAATTGTGACAACTGTTTAAACCCTAAAAAACAAGTGGAGGCTCAAGAATTATTGTGTGCTGTGATCGAAACAATCATAGCGGTAAAAGAAAACTTTAAGGCAGATTATATTATTGATGTCCTGCAGGGACGCGAAACGTCCGAAGTTCAGGCGCACTTACATGAAGATCTGGAAGTGTTCGGGTCAGGAATGGGAGAAGAAGACAAAACCTGGAATGCCGTGATCCGTCAGGCACTGATAGCCGGTTATCTGAGCAAGGATGTCGAAAATTACGGATTACTGAAAGTGACCGATGCCGGAAAGAAATTCCTTAAACATCCTAAGTCGTTCAAGATAACCGAAGACAATGACTTTGAGGAAGTAGAAGAAGAAACACCGGCAAGAGGCGGAGGTTCCTGTGCGGTCGATCCGGTTCTCTATTCCATGCTGAAGGATCTCCGGAAGAAACTATCGAAAAAACTGGAAGTGCCTCCTTATGTGATTTTCCAGGATCCGTCTCTCGAAGCGATGGCTACCATCTATCCGGTGACGCTGGAGGAGCTTCAGAACATTCCCGGTGTAGGCGCCGGAAAAGCCAAACGTTACGGCGAAGAGTTCTGCAAGCTGATAAAGAGGCATTGTGAAGAAAACGAGATTGAACGTCCGGAAGATTTGCGGGTACGCACGGTGGCCAATAAATCGAAGATGAAAGTGGCCATCATTCAAGCCATCGACCGTAAAGTAGCCCTGGATGATATTGCGCTTTCCAAGGGTATTGAGTTCAGCGAATTGCTCGATGAAGTGGAGGCAATCGTTTATTCGGGTACTAAGTTGAATATTGATTACTTCCTGGATGAGATTATGGACGAAGACCACATGCTCGACATCTATGATTATTTCAAGGAGTCGACAACAGATAAGATTGACGATGCGCTCGACGAACTCGGTGACGAATTTACCGAAGAAGAAGTTCGTCTGGTTCGTATCAAGTTTATCTCCGAAATGGCTAATTAA
- the clpX gene encoding ATP-dependent Clp protease ATP-binding subunit ClpX, translated as MAESKNNKKRCSFCGRSENEVGFLITGMNGYICDSCATQAYEITQEAMGAGKQSAGATRLNLKELPKPVEIKNFLDQYVIGQDDAKRFLAVSVYNHYKRLLQKDSGDDVEIEKSNIIMVGSTGTGKTLLARTIAKLLHVPFTIVDATVLTEAGYVGEDIESILTRLLQVADYNVPEAEQGIVFIDEIDKIARKGDNPSITRDVSGEGVQQGLLKLLEGSVVNVPPQGGRKHPDQKMIPVNTKNILFICGGAFDGIEKKIAQRLNTHVVGYNASRKTATIDKNNMMQYIAPQDLKSFGLIPEIIGRLPVLTYLNPLDRNALRAILTEPKNSIIKQYIKLFEMDGVKLTFQPEVYEYIVDKAVEYKLGARGLRSIVETIMMDVMFEIPSEDQKEYEVTLDYAKHQLEKANLARLQTA; from the coding sequence ATGGCTGAATCAAAGAATAATAAAAAAAGGTGTAGCTTTTGCGGTCGTTCGGAGAATGAAGTCGGATTCCTGATTACGGGAATGAACGGCTACATCTGCGACAGCTGTGCAACCCAGGCTTATGAGATCACTCAGGAAGCCATGGGAGCCGGCAAACAGAGCGCGGGGGCTACCCGACTCAACTTAAAGGAACTACCCAAACCGGTAGAAATAAAGAATTTCCTCGACCAATATGTGATTGGCCAGGACGATGCCAAACGCTTTCTTGCCGTATCGGTGTATAACCACTATAAACGCCTGTTGCAGAAAGACAGTGGCGATGATGTGGAAATCGAGAAGTCGAACATTATCATGGTGGGCAGCACCGGAACCGGTAAAACACTTTTGGCACGTACCATCGCCAAGCTGCTGCATGTTCCATTTACAATAGTGGATGCAACCGTGCTGACAGAGGCAGGATATGTAGGCGAAGATATCGAAAGCATTCTGACCCGTCTGCTTCAAGTGGCCGATTACAATGTCCCCGAAGCAGAGCAGGGCATTGTCTTTATCGACGAGATAGACAAGATTGCCCGTAAAGGAGACAACCCTTCCATTACCCGCGATGTCAGCGGTGAAGGGGTGCAGCAGGGATTGCTCAAACTGCTTGAAGGTTCTGTGGTCAACGTTCCGCCTCAGGGAGGACGCAAGCACCCCGACCAGAAGATGATTCCCGTAAACACGAAAAACATCCTTTTCATTTGTGGTGGTGCATTCGATGGCATCGAGAAGAAGATCGCCCAGCGTCTCAACACCCATGTCGTAGGATACAATGCTTCCCGCAAGACGGCTACTATCGACAAAAACAACATGATGCAATATATCGCACCGCAAGATTTGAAGTCGTTCGGACTGATTCCGGAGATTATCGGCCGTCTGCCGGTGCTGACTTATCTGAATCCGCTCGACCGGAACGCGCTTCGTGCCATTCTGACCGAACCTAAGAATTCCATTATCAAGCAATATATCAAGTTGTTCGAGATGGACGGCGTCAAGCTGACCTTCCAGCCCGAAGTTTACGAGTATATCGTCGACAAGGCTGTGGAATATAAGCTGGGTGCCCGTGGATTGCGCTCTATTGTAGAGACCATAATGATGGATGTCATGTTCGAGATTCCTTCTGAAGACCAGAAAGAATATGAAGTGACATTGGATTATGCGAAGCATCAACTCGAAAAAGCAAATCTTGCGAGACTGCAAACTGCTTAA
- the clpP gene encoding ATP-dependent Clp endopeptidase proteolytic subunit ClpP, with the protein MDDFRKYATKHLGMNAMVLDDVIKSQAGYLNPYILEERQLNVTQLDVFSRLMMDRIIFLGTQIDDYTANTLQAQLLYLDSVDPGKDISIYINSPGGSVYAGLGIYDTMQFISSDVATICTGMAASMASVLLVAGAKGKRSALPHSRVMIHQPMGGAQGQASDIEITAREIQKLKKELYTIIADHSGTSFDKVWADSDRDYWMTAQEAKEYGMIDEVLIKK; encoded by the coding sequence ATGGATGATTTTAGAAAATACGCAACCAAGCATTTAGGTATGAATGCAATGGTGCTGGACGATGTGATTAAATCGCAAGCCGGGTATTTGAATCCCTATATTTTGGAAGAAAGACAACTGAATGTCACTCAGCTCGACGTGTTCTCACGCCTGATGATGGACCGCATTATCTTCCTCGGTACACAGATTGACGATTATACAGCCAATACGCTGCAGGCACAGTTGCTATATCTTGACTCGGTAGATCCGGGTAAAGATATCTCTATCTATATCAATTCGCCGGGCGGATCGGTATATGCCGGACTGGGTATTTATGATACGATGCAGTTTATTTCGAGCGATGTGGCAACAATTTGTACCGGTATGGCGGCTTCTATGGCTTCTGTGCTGTTGGTGGCCGGTGCCAAAGGCAAACGCTCGGCGCTGCCTCACTCACGTGTGATGATTCATCAGCCGATGGGCGGTGCACAGGGTCAGGCTTCGGATATTGAGATCACGGCTCGCGAGATACAGAAATTAAAGAAAGAACTTTATACCATTATTGCCGATCATTCGGGTACCTCTTTTGATAAGGTTTGGGCCGATTCGGACCGTGACTACTGGATGACTGCCCAGGAAGCAAAAGAATATGGTATGATTGACGAAGTGTTGATTAAGAAATAA
- the tig gene encoding trigger factor: MNVSLQNIDKVSALLTVKLEKADYQPQVDKSLKNIRQKAQVPGFRPGMVPMSLVKKMYGKSVIADEVNKLLSEKVYAYIKDNNINILGEPMPNEEKQPDIDFDTMEEFEFVFDIALAPEFKAEVSDQDKVDYYTIEVTDEMVENQIKAYTQRNGKYEKVDAYEENDMLKGLLAELDEEGNTKEGGIQVEGAVMMPSYMKNDEQKAIFANAKVNDVLVFNPNTAYEGNAVEMASLLKIDKEAAAEVKGNFSFQVEEVTRFVNGELNQEIFDQVFGKDVVKTEEEFRAKVKESIAAQFVADSDYKFLIDVRKVLTDKVGKLEFPDALLKRVMLVNNKDKGEEFVNENYDKSIEELTWHLIKEQLVKENDIKVEQDDVINMAKEATKAQFAQYGMLTIPDDILENYAKEMLKKKESIDGLVNRVVETKLAAALKGKVTLENKTVSMEEFNKMFE, encoded by the coding sequence ATGAACGTTTCATTACAAAACATTGACAAAGTAAGCGCATTGCTTACCGTGAAGCTTGAAAAAGCTGACTACCAGCCTCAGGTAGACAAATCGTTGAAGAACATCCGTCAGAAAGCTCAGGTTCCGGGATTCCGTCCGGGTATGGTTCCCATGAGCTTGGTGAAGAAGATGTATGGTAAGTCAGTTATTGCCGACGAGGTGAATAAATTGCTTTCTGAGAAAGTATACGCATACATCAAGGATAACAACATCAACATCCTTGGCGAACCGATGCCTAACGAAGAAAAGCAGCCGGATATCGATTTCGATACAATGGAAGAATTCGAATTCGTGTTCGATATCGCTTTGGCTCCGGAATTCAAAGCTGAGGTTAGCGACCAGGACAAGGTAGACTACTATACAATCGAGGTAACTGACGAGATGGTGGAAAACCAGATTAAGGCTTATACTCAACGTAACGGTAAATACGAAAAGGTAGATGCTTACGAAGAGAACGATATGCTGAAAGGTCTGTTGGCCGAACTCGATGAAGAAGGTAACACCAAGGAAGGCGGTATTCAGGTAGAAGGTGCTGTAATGATGCCTTCATACATGAAGAACGACGAGCAGAAGGCTATCTTTGCAAATGCAAAGGTAAATGACGTATTGGTGTTCAACCCGAACACTGCATACGAAGGCAATGCCGTTGAAATGGCATCACTGCTGAAAATCGATAAAGAAGCTGCTGCCGAAGTAAAAGGCAACTTCAGCTTCCAGGTGGAAGAGGTTACCCGTTTCGTAAACGGCGAACTGAACCAGGAGATTTTCGACCAGGTATTCGGCAAAGATGTTGTGAAGACTGAAGAAGAATTCCGTGCTAAAGTAAAAGAAAGCATCGCAGCTCAGTTTGTTGCCGACAGCGACTATAAATTCCTGATCGACGTTCGCAAGGTATTGACCGATAAAGTAGGCAAACTGGAATTCCCCGATGCACTGCTGAAGCGTGTCATGTTGGTGAACAACAAAGATAAAGGCGAAGAATTCGTAAACGAAAACTACGATAAGAGCATCGAAGAGCTGACATGGCACCTGATCAAGGAACAGTTGGTGAAAGAAAACGATATCAAGGTAGAGCAAGACGACGTGATCAACATGGCGAAAGAAGCTACAAAAGCTCAGTTTGCCCAATACGGTATGCTGACTATACCCGATGATATCCTCGAGAACTATGCAAAAGAGATGCTGAAAAAGAAAGAAAGCATCGACGGTCTGGTAAACCGCGTAGTAGAAACCAAATTGGCCGCTGCACTGAAAGGCAAGGTTACATTGGAGAACAAAACCGTTTCAATGGAAGAATTCAATAAGATGTTTGAATAA
- a CDS encoding RNA recognition motif domain-containing protein, which yields MNIYVGNLSYRVKEADLQQVMEDYGTVTSCKVIMDRETGKSKGFGFVEIADDAAGAKAIAELNGAEYEGRTMVVKEARPRE from the coding sequence ATGAACATTTATGTTGGAAACCTTAGCTACCGTGTTAAGGAAGCAGATCTGCAACAAGTTATGGAAGACTACGGAACAGTAACTTCTTGCAAAGTAATCATGGATCGCGAAACAGGCAAATCAAAAGGTTTCGGTTTCGTAGAAATCGCTGACGATGCAGCCGGTGCAAAGGCTATCGCCGAATTGAACGGAGCTGAATACGAAGGTCGTACCATGGTGGTTAAAGAAGCCAGACCAAGAGAGTAA
- the lptB gene encoding LPS export ABC transporter ATP-binding protein — protein MEESKMVLRTEDLVKKYGKRTVVSHVSINVKQGEIVGLLGPNGAGKTTSFYMTVGLITPNEGRIFLDDLEITKYPVYKRAQTGIGYLAQEASVFRQMTVEDNIASVLEMTNKPLDYQKDKLESLIAEFRLQKVRKNKGTQLSGGERRRTEIARCLAIDPKFIMLDEPFAGVDPIAVEDIQQIVWKLKDKNIGILITDHNVQETLSITDRAYLLFEGKILFQGTPEELAENKIVREKYLSNSFVLRRKDFQLKD, from the coding sequence ATGGAAGAAAGCAAGATGGTGCTTCGTACTGAAGACTTGGTGAAAAAGTACGGTAAGCGTACGGTGGTGAGCCATGTTTCCATCAATGTGAAGCAGGGCGAGATTGTTGGTTTGCTCGGGCCGAACGGTGCCGGGAAAACTACTTCGTTCTATATGACCGTAGGATTGATTACTCCGAATGAAGGCCGTATTTTCCTGGATGATCTTGAAATAACAAAATATCCTGTTTACAAACGTGCCCAAACCGGTATCGGATATTTGGCCCAGGAAGCTTCGGTTTTCCGGCAGATGACGGTGGAGGACAACATTGCCTCCGTGCTTGAAATGACTAATAAGCCTCTCGATTATCAGAAAGATAAGCTTGAGAGTCTGATAGCCGAGTTCCGTTTACAGAAAGTGCGTAAGAACAAGGGTACCCAGTTGTCCGGTGGTGAACGTCGCCGTACGGAGATAGCACGTTGCCTGGCCATCGACCCTAAATTTATCATGCTCGATGAACCGTTTGCCGGTGTAGACCCGATTGCCGTAGAAGATATTCAGCAGATTGTCTGGAAATTGAAGGATAAGAATATAGGTATCCTGATAACGGACCATAATGTGCAGGAAACGTTGAGTATTACCGATCGCGCCTATCTGCTGTTCGAAGGAAAGATTCTGTTCCAAGGCACTCCCGAGGAGTTGGCAGAAAATAAAATTGTGCGTGAGAAATACCTGAGTAACAGTTTTGTGTTGCGTCGCAAGGACTTCCAGCTGAAAGATTAG
- a CDS encoding MlaE family ABC transporter permease, which produces MIKALRTVGRYIMLMGRTFSRPERMRMFFRQYIKEIEQLGVNSIGIVLLISFFIGAVITIQIKLNIESPWMPRWTVGYVTREILLLEFSSSIMCLILAGKVGSNIASELGTMRVTQQIDALEIMGVNSANYLILPKITAMVTMIPILVTFSIFAGIIGAFATCWFGGIMTATDLEYGLQYMFVEWFVWCGIIKSLFFAFIIASVSSFFGYTVEGGSIEVGKASTDSVVSSSVLILFADLVLTKLLMG; this is translated from the coding sequence ATGATTAAAGCATTAAGAACCGTCGGCAGATACATCATGCTTATGGGGCGGACTTTTTCACGTCCCGAGCGTATGCGTATGTTCTTCCGGCAATATATCAAAGAGATAGAGCAACTGGGAGTAAACTCTATCGGCATCGTGCTGTTGATTTCATTCTTCATCGGAGCGGTGATCACCATCCAGATAAAATTAAACATCGAAAGCCCATGGATGCCCCGCTGGACGGTGGGATACGTCACCCGAGAGATTCTTCTGCTTGAATTCTCCTCCTCCATCATGTGTCTGATCCTGGCCGGTAAAGTAGGGTCGAACATAGCTTCCGAGCTGGGCACCATGCGCGTGACGCAACAGATTGACGCACTTGAAATCATGGGAGTCAACTCCGCCAACTATCTGATATTACCCAAAATTACGGCAATGGTCACCATGATTCCTATTTTAGTGACTTTCAGTATCTTCGCAGGTATCATCGGAGCGTTTGCAACCTGCTGGTTCGGTGGCATCATGACGGCTACCGACCTTGAGTACGGACTTCAATACATGTTTGTAGAGTGGTTTGTGTGGTGCGGCATCATCAAATCCCTGTTTTTTGCCTTTATCATTGCCAGCGTCTCCTCTTTCTTCGGCTATACCGTAGAAGGCGGTTCGATAGAAGTGGGAAAGGCATCTACCGATTCGGTGGTTTCCAGCAGCGTACTGATTTTGTTTGCCGACCTGGTATTAACTAAACTTTTAATGGGATGA
- a CDS encoding ABC transporter ATP-binding protein, with amino-acid sequence MIEVKGLYKSFEGKTVLHNIDATFENGKTSLIIGQSGSGKTVLMKCIVGLLTPEKGEVLYDGRNFLAMGKKEKKHLRREMGMIFQSAALFDSMSVLDNVMFPLNMFGTDTLREQTKRAMFCLDRVNLTEAKDKFPGEISGGMQKRVAIARAIALNPQYLFCDEPNSGLDPKTSLVIDDLIHDITREYNMTTIINTHDMNSVMGIGEKIIYIYQGTKEWEGTKDDIFTSTNEQLNNFIFASDLLRKVKDVEIQNLEG; translated from the coding sequence ATGATCGAAGTAAAAGGACTCTATAAATCATTCGAAGGCAAAACGGTATTGCATAATATCGACGCCACTTTCGAAAATGGAAAAACCAGCCTGATTATCGGACAGAGCGGTTCGGGAAAGACTGTACTGATGAAATGTATCGTCGGATTGCTGACACCGGAAAAAGGAGAAGTGCTCTATGACGGACGCAACTTCCTGGCCATGGGGAAAAAAGAAAAGAAACACCTGCGACGCGAGATGGGAATGATTTTTCAAAGCGCGGCGTTGTTCGACTCCATGTCTGTTTTGGATAATGTTATGTTTCCGCTCAACATGTTCGGCACCGACACTTTGCGCGAACAAACCAAACGGGCTATGTTCTGCCTCGACCGTGTCAACCTCACGGAAGCTAAAGATAAATTTCCCGGCGAAATCAGTGGAGGTATGCAGAAGCGTGTAGCCATTGCACGGGCCATTGCACTGAACCCGCAGTATCTCTTTTGCGATGAACCGAACTCCGGACTCGACCCTAAAACTTCTTTAGTGATAGACGACCTGATTCATGACATCACACGGGAATACAACATGACTACTATCATCAACACCCACGACATGAACTCGGTAATGGGAATCGGTGAAAAGATTATCTACATTTATCAGGGAACCAAAGAATGGGAGGGCACAAAAGATGACATTTTCACATCCACCAACGAACAGTTGAATAACTTCATTTTCGCCTCCGACCTGCTACGTAAAGTTAAGGATGTAGAAATACAAAACCTCGAAGGATAA
- a CDS encoding response regulator — protein MEAKAEILLVDDHALVLEGMRRMLESVPDVRVADAVTSGAKAAELIGERDYDIYVLDVNLPDISGFDLVDMIREINESARIIISTMHEEIWIINRLIRQKVNAVILKSSEAVEFENAVKSVLEGNPYTCPRFQSIRQKLSLSPVQIHSKDIPTKRELDVLKAVARGCNTHEVAAELKISENTVETFRKRLIQKFCAKNAIDMVVKAMSKGWIELE, from the coding sequence ATGGAAGCGAAGGCAGAAATACTATTAGTTGACGATCATGCACTGGTTCTTGAAGGAATGCGGCGTATGCTGGAGTCGGTCCCTGATGTCAGAGTTGCCGATGCGGTGACTTCGGGGGCAAAAGCTGCCGAGCTGATTGGAGAGCGGGATTATGACATCTATGTGTTGGATGTGAATCTTCCTGATATATCAGGATTCGATCTGGTTGATATGATTCGTGAGATTAACGAGAGTGCGCGTATTATTATTAGTACTATGCATGAGGAAATCTGGATTATCAATCGTTTGATTCGCCAGAAAGTGAATGCTGTGATCCTTAAATCATCCGAAGCGGTAGAGTTTGAAAATGCCGTGAAAAGCGTGCTTGAAGGAAATCCCTATACTTGTCCGCGGTTTCAATCTATTCGTCAAAAGCTAAGTCTCAGTCCTGTACAAATTCACTCGAAAGATATCCCTACAAAGCGAGAGCTCGATGTACTGAAAGCTGTCGCGAGGGGATGTAATACGCACGAAGTGGCTGCCGAATTAAAAATCTCGGAGAATACTGTTGAGACATTTCGTAAGAGGCTGATTCAAAAGTTCTGTGCAAAGAATGCTATTGATATGGTAGTGAAAGCAATGTCAAAAGGATGGATAGAACTCGAATGA
- the der gene encoding ribosome biogenesis GTPase Der, with product MGNLVAIVGRPNVGKSTLFNRLTKTRQAIVNDEAGTTRDRQYGKSEWLGREFSVVDTGGWVVNSDDIFEEEIRKQVLMAVDEADVILFVVDVTNGVTDLDMQVAAILRRAKSPVIMVANKTDNHELRYNAPEFYRLGLGDPYCISAISGSGTGDLMDLIVSKFKKESDEILDEDIPRFAVVGRPNAGKSSIVNAFIGEERNIVTEIAGTTRDSIYTRYNKFGFDFYLVDTAGIRKKNKVNEDLEYYSVVRSIRAIEGADVCILMVDATRGIESQDLNIFSLIQKNSKGLVVVVNKWDLVENKTDKVMKTFEEAIRSRFAPFVDFPIVFASALTKQRILKVLEEARKVYENRMIKIPTARLNEEMLPLIEAYPPPATKGKYIKIKYVTQLPNTQVPSFVFFANLPQYVKEPYRRFLENKMREKWDLSGTPINIYIRQK from the coding sequence ATGGGAAATTTAGTTGCAATCGTAGGACGACCCAATGTGGGCAAGTCTACCTTATTTAATCGTTTGACGAAGACCCGTCAGGCAATTGTGAACGATGAAGCGGGTACTACCCGTGATAGGCAGTATGGTAAATCCGAATGGTTAGGACGGGAGTTTTCTGTTGTTGATACCGGTGGATGGGTGGTGAACTCTGACGATATATTCGAAGAGGAAATACGCAAGCAGGTATTGATGGCAGTGGACGAGGCGGACGTAATTCTGTTTGTAGTGGATGTGACAAACGGAGTGACAGATTTGGATATGCAGGTAGCCGCTATATTGCGCCGGGCCAAGAGTCCGGTTATTATGGTAGCCAATAAGACTGATAACCATGAGCTACGATACAATGCTCCTGAGTTTTATCGGTTAGGACTGGGCGATCCGTATTGTATTTCTGCGATTAGTGGTAGTGGTACGGGTGATCTGATGGATTTGATTGTTAGTAAATTCAAGAAAGAATCTGATGAGATTCTGGATGAAGATATCCCACGTTTTGCAGTGGTAGGACGTCCCAATGCCGGAAAGTCATCTATCGTGAATGCTTTTATCGGTGAAGAACGTAACATTGTTACGGAAATAGCCGGAACAACCCGTGACTCAATTTATACTCGTTACAATAAGTTCGGTTTCGATTTCTACTTGGTAGATACAGCCGGTATTCGTAAAAAGAATAAAGTGAACGAGGATCTGGAGTATTATTCTGTAGTTCGTTCTATTCGTGCTATCGAGGGAGCTGATGTATGTATTTTGATGGTGGATGCGACCCGTGGTATAGAAAGTCAAGACTTAAATATCTTTTCGTTGATTCAGAAAAACTCGAAAGGGTTGGTGGTAGTTGTCAACAAATGGGATCTTGTAGAAAACAAGACTGATAAAGTCATGAAGACTTTCGAAGAAGCCATTCGTTCACGTTTTGCTCCTTTTGTTGATTTTCCTATAGTATTTGCGTCGGCATTGACAAAGCAGAGAATCCTCAAAGTGCTTGAAGAAGCACGCAAGGTTTATGAGAATCGCATGATTAAAATCCCTACAGCCCGCTTGAATGAAGAGATGCTTCCGTTGATCGAGGCTTATCCGCCTCCTGCAACTAAGGGAAAATACATCAAAATTAAATATGTCACTCAGTTGCCTAATACGCAAGTACCTTCGTTTGTCTTTTTCGCCAATCTGCCGCAGTATGTGAAAGAGCCTTATAGAAGGTTCCTGGAAAACAAGATGCGTGAAAAGTGGGATTTGAGTGGAACTCCCATTAATATTTATATCAGACAGAAGTAA